Within Desulfocurvus vexinensis DSM 17965, the genomic segment GTGCCCTTCTCGCGCGAACTGTGGATCGAACGCGAAGACTTCATGGAAGACCCGCCCAAGAAATTCTTCCGCCTGGCGCCCGGCGCCGAGGTCCGCCTGCGCTACGCCTACTACGTGACCTGCACCGGCGTGGTGAAAAACGAGGCGGGCGAAATCACCGAACTGCGCTGCACCTACGACCCGCAGACCAAGGGCGGCTGGTCCCAGGACGGCCGCAAGGTCAAGGGCACCCTGCACTGGGTCAGCGCCGCCCACGCCGTGCCCGCCGAGGTCCGGCTCTACGACCGCCTGTTTTCCACCGACAACCCCATGGACGTGCCCGAAGGCGGCGACTTCAAGGACAACCTCAACCCCGAGTCGCTGACCGTGGTCCGCGCCCTGCTGGAACCGGGGCTGGCCGACGCCGCGCCCGGCCTGCGCTGCCAGTTCGAGCGCATGGGCTACTTCTGCGCCGACCCCGACTCCGCCCCGGGCGCCCCGGTCTTCAACCGCACCGCCACCCTGCGCGACACCTGGGCCAAGATCGCCCAGAAGGGCTAGCCCCCAGGGGCTGCCGGGTTGCCGGGGCGCTGCCCCGGACCCCGCCAGGGGGCGCTGCCCCCTGGACCCCCGCCAGGGGCCAAGGGCCCCTGGACCCCATACGCCGGCGCGGGCCGGGCGACAGGAAGCCGCCCGGCCCGCGCCGGAGGTTTTTGCGGAGAACATGGGGGACGGCGTGAGCGGCCACAGGCTGAACCCCTGAGCAGGCCCACCCCAAACAGGAACCGTCCCCGCCCCGCGCGGCCCCGCGCGCCCCGCGCGGCCCCGCGCGCCCTGGGCGGCTACCGCCCCCGGCGGCCCTTGGGGCGGGGGGTGGTTTCCTGGTCCAGGAGTTCGAGGTCCACTTCCAGGCGGGCGAGGCTGACGCTGCCCAGGCGTACGCGCAGCTTCTGGCCCAGGGCGAAGCGTTTGCCGGTGCGTTCGCCCACGATCTCCTGGCGGTCGGTGAGGTAGTGGTAGTAGTCGTCGGACAGGGTGGACAGGCGGACCATGCCCTCGGCCATGACCTCGTTCAGCTCGACCCAGAAGCCGTAGTCGGACAGGCCGTTGACGATGCCGGTGAAGGGTTCGCCGACCTTGTCTTCCAGGAAGAGGATGGTCAGGCGCTTGAGGATTTCGCGTTCGGCGTCCACGGCCACGCGTTCGCGGGCGCTGATGTGGTCGGCGATCTTCTTCATGGTCGCGGGCCGGGGCAGGGGTTCGCGGTCCTGGCCGATGGCGGCCTTGAGGGCGCGGTGGACGACCAGGTCGGCGTAGCGCCGGATGGGCGAGGTGAAGTGGCAGTAGCACTCCGAGGCCAGGCCGAAGTGCCCGGTGTGTTGCGGGGAGTAGACGGCCTGCATCATGGAGCGCAGCACCAGCCGCCCGGCGAGGAATTCCAGGTCCGTGCCCTGGGCGGCGCCCAGCAGGGCCTGGAGGTCCGCCGGGGCGACGGTGGCGCTCGGGGCGGGCAGTTTGGGTGCCAGCTCGGTGCGCGAGAGCAGTTTGAACACGGCGCGCAGCTTGTCGGCGTCGGGCGCGGGGTGGATGCGGTACATGCAGGGCAGCTCGCGCGCGGTGAGCAGCCGGGCCACGGCCTCGTTGGCCGCGATCATGAACTCCTCGATGAGCTGGTGGGCGAAGGTGCGCGGGCGCGGGCGGATGTCGGTGGTCTCGCCCAGCAGGTTGAACAGGATTTCGGGCTCGGGCAGGTCGAAGTCCAGGCTGCCGCGCGCGGAGCGCACGCGGTTGAGCACGCGCGCCAGGCGCTCGGCCTCTTCGAGCATGGGCAGCACCGGGGCCAGGGCCTTGCGCTCGGCGGGGTCCTTCTCGTCCAGGGCGCGGTGGACCTGCATGTAGGTCAGCCGGGCGTGGCTCTTGATGACGGCGGCGTGGAAGCGCTCGTCGCGGGGCTGCCCGTCGGGGGTGAAGCCGATCTCGGCGACCATGGCCAGCCGGGGCACGTCGGGGTTCAGGCTGCACAGGCCGTTGGAGAGCGCCTCGGGGAACATGGGTTCCACGGACTGCGGGAAATAGTAGGAGTTGCCGCGCTCGAAGGCCTCGCGGTCCAGGTGCGAGCCGGGGGCCACGTAGTGGCTCACGTCGGCGATGGCCACGGTGAGGCGCCAGCCGTCGCCCTCGCGGCGCACGTGCACGGCGTCGTCGAAGTCGCGGGCCTTGGCGCCGTCGATGGTCACCAGCCCCAGGCCGCGCAGGTCCTTGCGGCCTTCGAAGTCTTCGGGGCCGGGGTCGCCGGGCAGCACGCTGGTTTCCTCCAGCACGCGGCGGGGGAACTTGCGCGGCACGCCGTGGGCGGCCTTGACCAGGGCCTCCTGGACCTTGGGGTCGTTTTCCGAGCCCAGGTTTTCGGCGGCGGTGGCGGCCCACAGCCCGGCGTCGAGCTTGTCGCCGGGCAGCACGTGCACGATGTCGCCGCGCTCGGGGTCGTCGGTGAGCGGCTTGGTGTCGGCCATGACGTTGAAGTGCAGGCGCGGGTCGGTGGGGAAGGCCAGGTACAGGTCCGGCCCCAGGCGGCGCTCCACGCGCACGGGCAGGGTCTTGAGCCCGCGCGAGAGCACGCGCACGATGCGTCCCTCGGGGCTTTTGCCCCGGCCCTCGCCGTCGCGCCCGCCGCGCGGGGGCGCCACGGCGACCATGACCTCGTCGCCGTGCCAGGCGTCGCCGAAGCTGCTGCGCGGCACGAAGATATCCTTGCGGCGCTGGTCCTCGGGGATGACGAAGCCCACGCCCGAGCGCTGGACCTGGAGCCGCCCCTTGAGCAGCGACATGCTCTCGGTCAGCCCGTAGGCCCCGCCTCGGGTGTGGATGATCTTGCCCGCTTCCAGCAGGGCATCCAGCACGGCCTTGAGCTCCCGCTTCTGGTTCTTGTGGACGCCCAGGCGCCGCAGGACCTCCGTGGTCCTGAGCGGCTGGCGCGCCTCGCGGAAGGCGCGCAGCACGGCGGCCTGGTCCATGGCGGGGGCGTCGGGGGTCTGCTTTTTGGCTTTGCGTTTGCGGGCCATGGGGGGCTCCTGGGGCTCGGGTGTGCGGGGGGGCGGCCCGGGGCCGCTTGGGCGATTGTACAGCAGGGGGCGGGAATGGCAACCCGCCAGGGCGGGGCCGGGGCGCGCGGGCGGTCAGGCGCGCTGTGCGACCTTGTTCCACCAGCCGGGGAAGTCCTGGTCGGTGAACAGGGCCTCGCCGAAGGCCAGGGTGGTGTCGAAGGTCCACAGCCGCGCGGCGCCCAGGGCGGCGAGCTTCACGGCGTCCTTGGTGGTGCACAGCACCTGGGCGGCGTTCACCCGCCGGGCCTCGGCGTCGATGAAATCGCGGTCGGCGCGGGTGTAGGCGTGGTGGTCGTCGTAGCGCAGGTGGTGGACCGGGGCGGTGCCCAGCAGGGCCTGGGCCGTGGCCGCCACCTGGGCGGGCTCGCCCACGCCGGTGACCAGCAGGTACGGCTCGCCGCCGAAGTCGCGCACGGTGCCGCCTTGGTCCAGGCGCACCAGCCCGCGCACGGCCAGGGAGAAATTGAACACCGGCCTGCCCAGGGCTTCCAGGTGCTCGCGGATGAGCGGGTCCAGGGCCCGGAACTCGTCGGGCGGGCATTTGATGAGCAGGGCGTGGGCGGCGCCCAGGGCGGTTTCGCCCTCGCGCCAGGGCCCGGCGGGCAGCACGCGGTTCCAGTCGCCCACCAGGTCCGCCGGGCGCAGCAGCACGAGGTCGATGTCGCGGGCCATGGCCAGGTGCTGGAAGCCGTCGTCGAGCACCAGCAGGTCGGGCGGGTCGTTGCTTGCGGCCAGCAGCTGCGCGGCCCGGGCGCGCCGGGGGTCCACCACCACGCGCGCCCCGGGGTGGGTGCGCGCCAGCAGCAGGGGCTCATCGCCCGCCTGGCGGGGCGAGGACTCCGGGCTGACGAGGTAGGGCAGGTGCGGCGGGCTGGCCTTGTAGCCCCGGGTGAGCACGGCGGGGCGCCGCCCGGCCTTGAGGGCCCAGTCCACGATCCAGTCGGTGAGCGGGGTCTTGCCCGTGCCGCCCCAGCAGATGTTGCCCACGCTCACGGTCAGGCACGGGGCGCGATGGGCGCGCAGGGCGCCGCTGGCGTAGGAGCGCCGGCGCATGCGCATCAGCGCGGCGTAGAGGCGGCCCGGCACGCGCAGCAGGGGGGAGAGGGCGTTTTGCAGGGGGATGAGCTGGTGCATGGGAGTATCCGGGGGCGGCGGGCGCCGCCCCCGGGGAATGCGCGTCTAGTTGCGCGAGGAGCCCATGAAGCGCAGCAGGAACAGGAAGAGGTTGATGAAGTCGAGGTACAGGGTCAGGGCGCCGAGGATGGTGCCGCGGCGCAGGGCGGCCTCGTCGCCCGCCGGGGCGGTCTCGCCCATGACCTTGAGCTTCTGGGTGTCCCACGCGGTGAGCCCGGTGAACAGCAGGACGCCGACGCCGGAGATAATCCAGTCCATCGCGCTGGACTGCATGAACATGTTCACGACCATGGCGATGATCAGGCCGAAGACGCCCATCATCAGGAAGCTGCCCATGGCGGTCAGGTCGCGCTTGGTGGTCATGCCGTAGACGCTCATGGAGCCGAACATGCCCGCGCAGACCAGGAAGGTCTTGAACACCGAGGCGCCCGTGTAGGCGATGAGCACGCTGGACAGCGACAGGCCCATGGCGGCGCTGTAGGCCAGGAACATGCCCGTGGCCATGCCCGGGGACATCTTGCGGATGCCCGCCGACAGGGCGATGACGAAGCCCAGGGGGGCCAGGATGACGATGAACATGGAAATCTGGTTGCCGAAGATCAGCTGGAGCATGGCCGGGCTAGACGCCGTCATGAAGGCCACGGCTGCGGTGAGCGCCAAGCCGGCAGTCATCCAGCCGTACACGCCGCGCATGAAGGCGTTGACGACTTCGGCTCCGGTGCGGGTGACGCCCGCAGTCTGGTACCTTTGCATTGTTTCCTCCACAGTCAGAAGTTTTGCGGTTTCACTGACTGTCTAATAAACAGCATCCGGGCCCCTGGCAAGGGAAAGCGGACGCGTGGCGCCGGTCAGGGATGGTTCTTGGGGTCCATGCGGTCGCGCACGGGGGCGGCGTCGGCCCAGGTGGGTTCGCTCCAGGTCAGGGGTGTGGTCCGCGCCGGGGTCACGCTCACGGTGCGCTGGGTTCCGGCCTGGCGCACGGCCACGGTCACCGCCTCGCCGCTGGCCACGGCGCGCGGGCTGAAGGAGGCCACGAAGGCCGCCGCGTCGGCCACGACCTCCGGCGCCCAGGGCCCGGCCAGCTCGCGGCCCACGGCCAGGGGCCCGGGGTGGCCCTGGAGCACGAAGACCAGATCCTCGGGCCGGGCCAGCTCCGAGAGCAGGTCGTTGCTCTTCTTGTCGCGCCCGATGGCCAGCCAGTGCGTGCCCGACCAGTACTGCCGGCCCACGTTGGCCAGGTAGAAATGGGCCGCCGGAGGCTCGGCCAGGGTGGCGAAGATGGGCGCGTAGCGTTTGGCCGACGACTCCTCGGTGAGCAGGCAGCCGCCCGCCGGGGTGGGGATGTCGGTAATGCCGAAGGCCCTGGCCAGCTCCAGCTGCGCGGTGCGGCCCCGGCCCCAGAAGCCGTGCAGGCGCTCCCGGTCCACCAGGCCCGAGGTCTCCATGGGCGTGGGCTCCTGGCGCAGGGCGCACAGCGGGCGCAGCAGCACGTCGCGCGTGCCGGATTCGTTGCGCACGCTGTTCATGGCGTCCTGGCGCTGGGACATGGGCCGCTGGCCGACCACCTCGCCGGTGATGATGAACCGCGCGCCGTAGTGCTCCATCAGCTCGCGGGCGCGGGTGAGCATGAGGATCTTGCAGTCCACGCAGGGGTTGAAGAAGCGCCCGAAGCCGAAGCGCGGCCCGGCCAGCATCATGCGCACGAAGGCTTCGCCCGCGTCCACG encodes:
- the rnr gene encoding ribonuclease R translates to MARKRKAKKQTPDAPAMDQAAVLRAFREARQPLRTTEVLRRLGVHKNQKRELKAVLDALLEAGKIIHTRGGAYGLTESMSLLKGRLQVQRSGVGFVIPEDQRRKDIFVPRSSFGDAWHGDEVMVAVAPPRGGRDGEGRGKSPEGRIVRVLSRGLKTLPVRVERRLGPDLYLAFPTDPRLHFNVMADTKPLTDDPERGDIVHVLPGDKLDAGLWAATAAENLGSENDPKVQEALVKAAHGVPRKFPRRVLEETSVLPGDPGPEDFEGRKDLRGLGLVTIDGAKARDFDDAVHVRREGDGWRLTVAIADVSHYVAPGSHLDREAFERGNSYYFPQSVEPMFPEALSNGLCSLNPDVPRLAMVAEIGFTPDGQPRDERFHAAVIKSHARLTYMQVHRALDEKDPAERKALAPVLPMLEEAERLARVLNRVRSARGSLDFDLPEPEILFNLLGETTDIRPRPRTFAHQLIEEFMIAANEAVARLLTARELPCMYRIHPAPDADKLRAVFKLLSRTELAPKLPAPSATVAPADLQALLGAAQGTDLEFLAGRLVLRSMMQAVYSPQHTGHFGLASECYCHFTSPIRRYADLVVHRALKAAIGQDREPLPRPATMKKIADHISARERVAVDAEREILKRLTILFLEDKVGEPFTGIVNGLSDYGFWVELNEVMAEGMVRLSTLSDDYYHYLTDRQEIVGERTGKRFALGQKLRVRLGSVSLARLEVDLELLDQETTPRPKGRRGR
- the lpxK gene encoding tetraacyldisaccharide 4'-kinase, with amino-acid sequence MHQLIPLQNALSPLLRVPGRLYAALMRMRRRSYASGALRAHRAPCLTVSVGNICWGGTGKTPLTDWIVDWALKAGRRPAVLTRGYKASPPHLPYLVSPESSPRQAGDEPLLLARTHPGARVVVDPRRARAAQLLAASNDPPDLLVLDDGFQHLAMARDIDLVLLRPADLVGDWNRVLPAGPWREGETALGAAHALLIKCPPDEFRALDPLIREHLEALGRPVFNFSLAVRGLVRLDQGGTVRDFGGEPYLLVTGVGEPAQVAATAQALLGTAPVHHLRYDDHHAYTRADRDFIDAEARRVNAAQVLCTTKDAVKLAALGAARLWTFDTTLAFGEALFTDQDFPGWWNKVAQRA
- a CDS encoding Bax inhibitor-1/YccA family protein, producing MQRYQTAGVTRTGAEVVNAFMRGVYGWMTAGLALTAAVAFMTASSPAMLQLIFGNQISMFIVILAPLGFVIALSAGIRKMSPGMATGMFLAYSAAMGLSLSSVLIAYTGASVFKTFLVCAGMFGSMSVYGMTTKRDLTAMGSFLMMGVFGLIIAMVVNMFMQSSAMDWIISGVGVLLFTGLTAWDTQKLKVMGETAPAGDEAALRRGTILGALTLYLDFINLFLFLLRFMGSSRN
- a CDS encoding DUF814 domain-containing protein, with translation MSKKTYDAVALFSAGLDSLLAVKVVEAQGLAVKCLHFTSPFFGHPRRVGYWRRTHGLDVTAVDAGEAFVRMMLAGPRFGFGRFFNPCVDCKILMLTRARELMEHYGARFIITGEVVGQRPMSQRQDAMNSVRNESGTRDVLLRPLCALRQEPTPMETSGLVDRERLHGFWGRGRTAQLELARAFGITDIPTPAGGCLLTEESSAKRYAPIFATLAEPPAAHFYLANVGRQYWSGTHWLAIGRDKKSNDLLSELARPEDLVFVLQGHPGPLAVGRELAGPWAPEVVADAAAFVASFSPRAVASGEAVTVAVRQAGTQRTVSVTPARTTPLTWSEPTWADAAPVRDRMDPKNHP